The sequence CGTGGCTGTTactgggcagggaagggaagaggagggaacGAAAGACAGGCTGACCTGTGCACAGTGCCGTTCCCTGCAGCGTTTTAGGCTGGGACATGGGTAGGCTTTGGTGACAGATTTCATGGCCTGGGTCCTCCCCCCCCAGGAGCGAACGTGCAGCTCAGGGGAAGGCAGTCCAGTGGAGCAAACCAGCGTTCGTGGCTCATTCTCCGGGAAGGCCCAGAGTCCCCACTGCAAACAGTTAACAGGAGACTGCAGCTGTGGCGGGAAGCGGCAGCAGCTAGAGTCATGCACTGTCACCGTTTAAGCAGCCAGCACTTCGCATGCGTTACCTGCTTAGCTTGTTCTTTCCGAAATACCTCTAGCTGCTCCACCTGTACAACGGGCGAGCAACGAAGACACAAGTGAACACACCAGAAACAGACCACCTAAGACAAAGACCATCCCGCCTGCTAAGACTCTACAAGGGGGATCTCAGGCAGGATTTACACTGCGCCCTTCTCCTTGGTGACTTGGTGCTATGGCAATGGGGTGGTTGGCCCCTGGAGCTCAAGGGGGGTGCCGGTCTGTTCTTTCTCCAGATCTCAACCTGCCTGTGTCGTGCAGAAGGTCAGCCTAGCTCATCCCAGCAGCCCTGCTGGTCCTACGGATCAGATTGAGGGGGCCAGCCTCTCTGCGATCTTAGTGACTGCTTTGCTGTGCCAATGGCCCCATCCCTCTGAAATCACATCCACGTGCAACTGGTTCAGCAGGAACTTAGGCGCTTTGACTTATCGCACAGCTGAGCTGACCAGCTGCAGGGACAGATTAACTCTCGGGAGCAGAAATGCTGCTTTCCAGGCCAGCATCACCAGCCAAGCTGGCCATGTAGTGGAATTAGCTGGCCAGGTCAACCACCTTTCAGAGGACTTGCCCAGCAGGCGTCAGCGGACTGTTCGTGGGGGCCAGAAAGGCTTAGGGGCACCGTTTGCTGCAGGTCTGGAGAAACTTGCTTCCCTTCTCCACGCCCAGCTGGCAGCCCCGACACCCTCGCGTAGCACTTCGCTGGGGTACAATTGGCCTTTAACAGCAGACCCCAAAGCTCTCTGACAGGGTCCTACCCAGGGCAGTTTCACGCCCACACCGCTGGAGTCCTAGTAGGCGAGTCAGGACTTTCCCTTCCCAGTCACTAGCCTTCTCCCTTCCTGCTGTCGGCCTGGGCAAGCCCAAGCCAAGCAGAACGCGTAGCGGGTGCCCTACCTGAGCCGTCAGCTTCTGCCTCTCCTCCTGGAACTTTTGCCTCTCCTCAAGGACCCTGACTTTGGCGTTCTCGTACTTGTTGGTCATGGCCTCCAGCTTCTTAACTGCGTCTTCAGCCTCTcgctggctcccagccaccagctTCTCAGACTCCACCTTGAGGGCCTCCATCTCCTGGCTGTGCTTCTCCTTCACCTGGCTGAGCTCGGCATCAAACTTCTGCCGCCCTTGGCTGGATTGCTCACTGAGCACTTGGTTCTCCTCCATCAGCTGGGTGTTGGCCCGCTGGAGCACAGCGAGCCGCTCTGCGGAGCTGGCATtctccccctgcagcctctgcACAGCGCGGTCTTGTTCGGAGAGCCTCTCCTTGAGGGAGAGGAGCTCTGCCAGTTCCAGCTTGGCTCTGGCAAGCTCTGCCTCCAGAGCACCGGCTGCTTTctgcctctgctccagctccttgCAGTGTTTGCTTTCCAGGGAGgactgctcagcctgctgctgctggtagAGGCGTTTCACTGGCATCAGCTCCCCGACCAACGCTTGGGCATTCGTGAGCTCTAGCTGCAGAGAGGACAAGAGCTGTTCCTTCTGGAAGCATTTCTCCTGCCAGGCCTTTACCTCTTGGCGGAGCTCCTCCTGGCATTCCCCTTGGGCGCTCAGTTCCCTCTTCAGGGCCTCTATGGACATCCTCTGCTTCTCTGTCTCCTCCTGGTAGGCCTGCACTTCGGCCTTCATCCGAGCGCATCTCTCTGCTGCTCGAGAAGCGGCAGTGGCCATCTCAGTCTGGAGCATCCGCAGCCTCTCCTCCAGCTTCTTGCTCTTCTCCGACTCCGCCATGATCAGGCGCTTCAGCTCCttgctctctccctccttctccaaGACCTGCAGGTGGAGAATGGACACTTCCTGCTCCAGGCTGCCAATCAGGCTGTTTTTCCTCTCCACTTCCTGACAGCACTGGGACATTTGTTCCTTCCAGCTGTCCTCCAACTTGCCCTTCTCTTGAACTGAAGAGCGCAGAGATGCCAGCTCCTTCTCTGCTGTGGCGATGGAGTCTTTACTCTGGGCCAGCTCTCTCCCCTtatccaagagctctttcttcaGTGTCTCTATGGTGCCGTCTTGCCCAGCCTGTACTGACCTAGAGGCTTCCAGGAGTTTCTCCAGCTCCAACACCTTCTGCTTCTGCTGCGTCACCTCTCCCCTCAGGGCCTCCAGCTGGGCTTCCTGATGCTCCGAAGTGGCTGCTTTAGTTTGAGCTGCTGCTTTCTCCAGGCTGGCAATGGTGTCTCGCTGCTCCCTGCACTTCTGCTCCAGTTTCTCCATTTCAGAGTGGAGCATCTCACTCTCCTTCAGCTTCTCCTGGTAGAGATCTTGGTTGGAGCTGGATTCCTGCTCCGTGTGTCGGATCTTCTCCTCCAAGCTTTTGAGAGACATCTCCTTGGAGTACACAATGGACTTGATGCTGTCAATCTCAGCTTCTCGGGTCCTGGCAACCTCCAGGAAGCCCTGCAGCTCATTTTCCATCTTGGCCGCCCGCTCCTTCAGTGCCTCCACAGAGGCAAGCTCCCCTTTCAACTTGACAACAGTCTTTTGAAGGTCTCTCAACTCCTCGTTACGGGAGACGTTTTTCAGACGGAGCTCATCCAgctccccttccttctcctcGATCAATTCCAGGGACCTGGCCAGCTCCTGCTGGTGAGCAGAACGCTCGGCCCTTTGCTCATTGATGGAGTTCTGCAGCTGGACTTCCAGCTCTGCCTTGCTGGCTTTCTCCGCTGCGAGGTCTGCCTTGGCTTGCTCCATCTCCCCTGTCAGATGCTTCATCTCCGTGTCTCGAAGAGCTAGCTCCTGTTTCTGCTTCTGCAGGGTTTCTTCCAGCCTGGCGTTCAGCAGCTTAACCTCACCAGATAGTTTCTCCGCTTCTAGTTCTCTCTCCTTCAGGACCAACGCTGCTCTGGAGAGATCAGACTCCGTAGCTGTTAGCTCCTCATGCTTCTGTTCTCCAAGACGCTTCACCGTAGCTTCAAGCTCTGTTGTCTTGAGCCTTTCATCGGACAACTCCTTGGTGACAACCTTGAGTGCCTCAGCTGCCTTCTGTGCATCCATCTCCTGCCGAGCTAGGCGCTGGGCTGCTTCCTGCTGGGACACTGCTGTCTTCTCCTGCAGAGAGGAGAGATCGTCCCTGAGTTTTAGCTCCACGCTCTCCTTCTTCTTGACCTGGGCGAGGGCGCTGGAGAGGTCAGTCTGAAGCAGTGCCAGCCTCTCTTCTTGCTCTGTGGTCAGGCACTTCATCTGCGTCACCAGCTCCGCCACTTTGCCCTGCTCCACCTGGAGCTGCTGGCAGGCCTGTTTGTGGTCTCCACTCAGAGCTTTTATTGTCTCCTCCAGCCTCTCACGCTCTCCTTCACCCCCTTTAGCGGCTGAAGACATGTCTGCCAGCTGACGTTGCAGCCTCTCTGTCTTTGCCCTGTATTCGTCTCCCAGCTGCTGCACCTGCAGCTTGAGCGCTTGTCTCTTAGCTTGCTCCTCGCCCACCTCCTGCATAGCCTGATCTCGGTGCTCTGCCAGCTTCTGCATTTGGGACTCCAGCTCAGTTATCCTTTTAAGATTCCCTTCAAGGGTCTCCGAAGCTCTCCTCTTCTCATCCTCCAAGATCCCCTCTGTGTTCCGGACGGACTCTTCCATGGACAGGAGCCGCTCTTGGAGCTGGGCGTTTTCCTTGGCCAGCCTCTCCTTGTCTGAGAATTTCTGCTGACCTTCTTGCAGCTTGTTCTCCAGTTCTCGGAGCTGGGCTCTCAGTgactcagcagctgctgcttgggcCTCGCCCTGCGAGCACTGGGCAGTGAGTTCAAGGACTCTGGCGTCCAGCTCTTGGACCCTCTGGCTCAATTCAATTTTTTCCCTCTGTATCTCTATGGCAGAGGCCTGGCTAGCATCTCTGGCTTTCTCCAAAGCTTGCAGCTGAGCGGTCAGGGCTGCCAGCTccgcttcctgttcctgctggaATTCCTGTAGCTGCCGCAGGGCAGACTCCTTTTCCTGCATGGCCTTCGCATGCTCTTCTCTCAAAGATGCCAGGTGTCTGGCTTTCCCTTTGCTTGTAGCTTCCATCTGCTGGGTGAACTGCACCAGCTTCTCCTCACTGTCCTTGAGGGTGTCACTGAGCTGGTCCACTTGCAGGCTCAGTCCTTGGATGGTCTCCCTGGAGGACTCCTCTTGCTTCTGGAGATCTTCGGCCAGCTGTCCCTTCTGaatcctctcctcctccacctgctgGTGAAGAGTCACCAGCTCCTGGTCCCTCTGGAGGAGGAAGCTGTTTAGCTTAGCAATCTCTGTGGTGAGTGTGTTTACCTGGGCGGACAGACGCTCCTCCTGCACTCTGGAGTCCTGTTCCAGCTTCTCTTTAGCCAGGTGGAGCTCAGAGACTGAGCTCTGGAGGTTGGCAATGAGGCCCGTGAGCTGAAGTTTCTCCTCTTCAAAGCAGCTCCGTTCGGACTGAAGATCTGCCTCACGGAGGCCCTTCTCCTCTTCCAGCTGCAGGATTGTGGCTTGGAGCTCTATCCCTTTAGCAGAGAGGCTGGCCACTTCCTGCTTTAAGTCTTCAAGCTGATGAGAGAAAGGAAACACTCATCAGTGGTATTCCACAACTGTTCAGGAGATCTAGACACTTCTGCCTCACAGAGACCTGCTAGCTCTtcctccccaccagcagcaccaTATTCCTGGCGAACC is a genomic window of Lepidochelys kempii isolate rLepKem1 chromosome 1, rLepKem1.hap2, whole genome shotgun sequence containing:
- the NUMA1 gene encoding nuclear mitotic apparatus protein 1 isoform X3 encodes the protein MSLHATRASALLAWVNSLKVDSPLSALSQLQDCCVFLKIIDKVHGSEEGQSVLQQPLPERIEFIQSFLQKHCKHKSTMESPVSIPKLLEGEELELAKVTMLLLYHASMSTKSPRDWNEFEYKIQAELATVLKFVLDNEESLNENLELFLQKKVPLSSSSISSTSSEEQSPVFSRQHKREVRFLELQKIASSSSMNNFLPGSPASPMGDIMQTPQFQLRRLKKQLADERENRDELELELTENRKLITEKETQITMMQQRIDRLTLLNERQAADQLEPKQLEELQEKNESLILRLHEALKQCQDLKTEKGQMDRKISQLSEENGDLSFKLREFASHLMQLQEALNELSEEHNAALMESGEKQARLETELHTALHEKKCLEEKMEILQGKISLLEDQLTRLGENATQEKGEVMGDILKLEDLKQEVASLSAKGIELQATILQLEEEKGLREADLQSERSCFEEEKLQLTGLIANLQSSVSELHLAKEKLEQDSRVQEERLSAQVNTLTTEIAKLNSFLLQRDQELVTLHQQVEEERIQKGQLAEDLQKQEESSRETIQGLSLQVDQLSDTLKDSEEKLVQFTQQMEATSKGKARHLASLREEHAKAMQEKESALRQLQEFQQEQEAELAALTAQLQALEKARDASQASAIEIQREKIELSQRVQELDARVLELTAQCSQGEAQAAAAESLRAQLRELENKLQEGQQKFSDKERLAKENAQLQERLLSMEESVRNTEGILEDEKRRASETLEGNLKRITELESQMQKLAEHRDQAMQEVGEEQAKRQALKLQVQQLGDEYRAKTERLQRQLADMSSAAKGGEGERERLEETIKALSGDHKQACQQLQVEQGKVAELVTQMKCLTTEQEERLALLQTDLSSALAQVKKKESVELKLRDDLSSLQEKTAVSQQEAAQRLARQEMDAQKAAEALKVVTKELSDERLKTTELEATVKRLGEQKHEELTATESDLSRAALVLKERELEAEKLSGEVKLLNARLEETLQKQKQELALRDTEMKHLTGEMEQAKADLAAEKASKAELEVQLQNSINEQRAERSAHQQELARSLELIEEKEGELDELRLKNVSRNEELRDLQKTVVKLKGELASVEALKERAAKMENELQGFLEVARTREAEIDSIKSIVYSKEMSLKSLEEKIRHTEQESSSNQDLYQEKLKESEMLHSEMEKLEQKCREQRDTIASLEKAAAQTKAATSEHQEAQLEALRGEVTQQKQKVLELEKLLEASRSVQAGQDGTIETLKKELLDKGRELAQSKDSIATAEKELASLRSSVQEKGKLEDSWKEQMSQCCQEVERKNSLIGSLEQEVSILHLQVLEKEGESKELKRLIMAESEKSKKLEERLRMLQTEMATAASRAAERCARMKAEVQAYQEETEKQRMSIEALKRELSAQGECQEELRQEVKAWQEKCFQKEQLLSSLQLELTNAQALVGELMPVKRLYQQQQAEQSSLESKHCKELEQRQKAAGALEAELARAKLELAELLSLKERLSEQDRAVQRLQGENASSAERLAVLQRANTQLMEENQVLSEQSSQGRQKFDAELSQVKEKHSQEMEALKVESEKLVAGSQREAEDAVKKLEAMTNKYENAKVRVLEERQKFQEERQKLTAQVEELNKKLAQNEKATRSQQEKLKVREGEFQAEADRQQVKISELQEQLAQKEKAAEHYKVQVEKAKTFYDAKKQQNQDLAEKLKGMEQLQKENVELKAESERLAKELQQSILQAKESELSCRNLTSQVRSLEAQVEFADRQLRELGRFQVATDTLKSRETFRQNLADVSTDSLDLSGDEMLPLNSTSRKPSRSQSEISAMPGSVESLTSQRLPRKVESLESLYFTPIPTRTQSKLESSIGSLDDLSIDSGCKTRSARRRTTQIINITMTKKQAEEPDSANASFYSVQSAQAHQNAPAQNPARSRLRSAASTRSVTSCRSQESLAGLGAASPEETLGNPALLSLPGYRPATRSSLRRSQAGRSASLSRSSFYLGTCQDEPDQLDDWNRIAELQQRNRVCPPHMKTCYPLESRPSQSLTVITDEEMKTGDPKETLRRASMQPSQIESAAARRSTLSTGWAGGIATRLQRKRSSDESHQGPDTPESKKPTSCFPRPQTPRERNEEHKRGSRKGEPQATGKQPDRRQSMAFSILNTPKKLGSSLLRRGANRKTTPKTSPRGSARRSPRIATAKSPKGKGKASRKSPKNMKF
- the NUMA1 gene encoding nuclear mitotic apparatus protein 1 isoform X2, translating into MSLHATRASALLAWVNSLKVDSPLSALSQLQDCCVFLKIIDKVHGSEEGQSVLQQPLPERIEFIQSFLQKHCKHKSTMESPVSIPKLLEGEELELAKVTMLLLYHASMSTKSPRDWNEFEYKIQAELATVLKFVLDNEESLNENLELFLQKKVPLSSSSISSTSSEEQSPVFSRQHKREVRFLELQKIASSSSMNNFLPGSPASPMGDIMQTPQFQLRRLKKQLADERENRDELELELTENRKLITEKETQITMMQQRIDRLTLLNERQAADQLEPKQLEELQEKNESLILRLHEALKQCQDLKTEKGQMDRKISQLSEENGDLSFKLREFASHLMQLQEALNELSEEHNAALMESGEKQARLETELHTALHEKKCLEEKMEILQGKISLLEDQLTRLGENATQEKGEVMGDILKLEDLKQEVASLSAKGIELQATILQLEEEKGLREADLQSERSCFEEEKLQLTGLIANLQSSVSELHLAKEKLEQDSRVQEERLSAQVNTLTTEIAKLNSFLLQRDQELVTLHQQVEEERIQKGQLAEDLQKQEESSRETIQGLSLQVDQLSDTLKDSEEKLVQFTQQMEATSKGKARHLASLREEHAKAMQEKESALRQLQEFQQEQEAELAALTAQLQALEKARDASQASAIEIQREKIELSQRVQELDARVLELTAQCSQGEAQAAAAESLRAQLRELENKLQEGQQKFSDKERLAKENAQLQERLLSMEESVRNTEGILEDEKRRASETLEGNLKRITELESQMQKLAEHRDQAMQEVGEEQAKRQALKLQVQQLGDEYRAKTERLQRQLADMSSAAKGGEGERERLEETIKALSGDHKQACQQLQVEQGKVAELVTQMKCLTTEQEERLALLQTDLSSALAQVKKKESVELKLRDDLSSLQEKTAVSQQEAAQRLARQEMDAQKAAEALKVVTKELSDERLKTTELEATVKRLGEQKHEELTATESDLSRAALVLKERELEAEKLSGEVKLLNARLEETLQKQKQELALRDTEMKHLTGEMEQAKADLAAEKASKAELEVQLQNSINEQRAERSAHQQELARSLELIEEKEGELDELRLKNVSRNEELRDLQKTVVKLKGELASVEALKERAAKMENELQGFLEVARTREAEIDSIKSIVYSKEMSLKSLEEKIRHTEQESSSNQDLYQEKLKESEMLHSEMEKLEQKCREQRDTIASLEKAAAQTKAATSEHQEAQLEALRGEVTQQKQKVLELEKLLEASRSVQAGQDGTIETLKKELLDKGRELAQSKDSIATAEKELASLRSSVQEKGKLEDSWKEQMSQCCQEVERKNSLIGSLEQEVSILHLQVLEKEGESKELKRLIMAESEKSKKLEERLRMLQTEMATAASRAAERCARMKAEVQAYQEETEKQRMSIEALKRELSAQGECQEELRQEVKAWQEKCFQKEQLLSSLQLELTNAQALVGELMPVKRLYQQQQAEQSSLESKHCKELEQRQKAAGALEAELARAKLELAELLSLKERLSEQDRAVQRLQGENASSAERLAVLQRANTQLMEENQVLSEQSSQGRQKFDAELSQVKEKHSQEMEALKVESEKLVAGSQREAEDAVKKLEAMTNKYENAKVRVLEERQKFQEERQKLTAQVEQLEVFRKEQAKQVEELNKKLAQNEKATRSQQEKLKVREGEFQAEADRQQVKISELQEQLAQKEKAAEHYKVQVEKAKTFYDAKKQQNQDLAEKLKGMEQLQKENVELKAESERLAKELQQSILQAKESELSCRNLTSQVRSLEAQVEFADRQLRELGRFQVATDTLKSRETFRQNLADVSTDSLDLSGDEMLPLNSTRKPSRSQSEISAMPGSVESLTSQRLPRKVESLESLYFTPIPTRTQSKLESSIGSLDDLSIDSGCKTRSARRRTTQIINITMTKKQAEEPDSANASFYSVQSAQAHQNAPAQNPARSRLRSAASTRSVTSCRSQESLAGLGAASPEETLGNPALLSLPGYRPATRSSLRRSQAGRSASLSRSSFYLGTCQDEPDQLDDWNRIAELQQRNRVCPPHMKTCYPLESRPSQSLTVITDEEMKTGDPKETLRRASMQPSQIESAAARRSTLSTGWAGGIATRLQRKRSSDESHQGPDTPESKKPTSCFPRPQTPRERNEEHKRGSRKGEPQATGKQPDRRQSMAFSILNTPKKLGSSLLRRGANRKTTPKTSPRGSARRSPRIATAKSPKGKGKASRKSPKNMKF
- the NUMA1 gene encoding nuclear mitotic apparatus protein 1 isoform X4 encodes the protein MSLHATRASALLAWVNSLKVDSPLSALSQLQDCCVFLKIIDKVHGSEEGQSVLQQPLPERIEFIQSFLQKHCKHKSTMESPVSIPKLLEGEELELAKVTMLLLYHASMSTKSPRDWNEFEYKIQAELATVLKFVLDNEESLNENLELFLQKKVPLSSSSISSTSSEEQSPVFSRQHKREVRFLELQKIASSSSMNNFLPGSPASPMGDIMQTPQFQLRRLKKQLADERENRDELELELTENRKLITEKETQITMMQQRIDRLTLLNERQAADQLEPKQLEELQEKNESLILRLHEALKQCQDLKTEKGQMDRKISQLSEENGDLSFKLREFASHLMQLQEALNELSEEHNAALMESGEKQARLETELHTALHEKKCLEEKMEILQGKISLLEDQLTRLGENATQEKGEVMGDILKLEDLKQEVASLSAKGIELQATILQLEEEKGLREADLQSERSCFEEEKLQLTGLIANLQSSVSELHLAKEKLEQDSRVQEERLSAQVNTLTTEIAKLNSFLLQRDQELVTLHQQVEEERIQKGQLAEDLQKQEESSRETIQGLSLQVDQLSDTLKDSEEKLVQFTQQMEATSKGKARHLASLREEHAKAMQEKESALRQLQEFQQEQEAELAALTAQLQALEKARDASQASAIEIQREKIELSQRVQELDARVLELTAQCSQGEAQAAAAESLRAQLRELENKLQEGQQKFSDKERLAKENAQLQERLLSMEESVRNTEGILEDEKRRASETLEGNLKRITELESQMQKLAEHRDQAMQEVGEEQAKRQALKLQVQQLGDEYRAKTERLQRQLADMSSAAKGGEGERERLEETIKALSGDHKQACQQLQVEQGKVAELVTQMKCLTTEQEERLALLQTDLSSALAQVKKKESVELKLRDDLSSLQEKTAVSQQEAAQRLARQEMDAQKAAEALKVVTKELSDERLKTTELEATVKRLGEQKHEELTATESDLSRAALVLKERELEAEKLSGEVKLLNARLEETLQKQKQELALRDTEMKHLTGEMEQAKADLAAEKASKAELEVQLQNSINEQRAERSAHQQELARSLELIEEKEGELDELRLKNVSRNEELRDLQKTVVKLKGELASVEALKERAAKMENELQGFLEVARTREAEIDSIKSIVYSKEMSLKSLEEKIRHTEQESSSNQDLYQEKLKESEMLHSEMEKLEQKCREQRDTIASLEKAAAQTKAATSEHQEAQLEALRGEVTQQKQKVLELEKLLEASRSVQAGQDGTIETLKKELLDKGRELAQSKDSIATAEKELASLRSSVQEKGKLEDSWKEQMSQCCQEVERKNSLIGSLEQEVSILHLQVLEKEGESKELKRLIMAESEKSKKLEERLRMLQTEMATAASRAAERCARMKAEVQAYQEETEKQRMSIEALKRELSAQGECQEELRQEVKAWQEKCFQKEQLLSSLQLELTNAQALVGELMPVKRLYQQQQAEQSSLESKHCKELEQRQKAAGALEAELARAKLELAELLSLKERLSEQDRAVQRLQGENASSAERLAVLQRANTQLMEENQVLSEQSSQGRQKFDAELSQVKEKHSQEMEALKVESEKLVAGSQREAEDAVKKLEAMTNKYENAKVRVLEERQKFQEERQKLTAQVEQLEVFRKEQAKQVEELNKKLAQNEKATRSQQEKLKVREGEFQAEADRQQVKISELQEQLAQKEKAAEHYKVQVEKAKTFYDAKKQQNQDLAEKLKGMEQLQKENVELKAESERLAKELQQSILQAKESELSCRNLTSQVRSLEAQVEFADRQLRELGRFQVATDTLKSRETFRQNLADVSTDSLDLSGDEMLPLNSTSRKPSRSQSEISAMPGSVESLTSQRLPRKKQAEEPDSANASFYSVQSAQAHQNAPAQNPARSRLRSAASTRSVTSCRSQESLAGLGAASPEETLGNPALLSLPGYRPATRSSLRRSQAGRSASLSRSSFYLGTCQDEPDQLDDWNRIAELQQRNRVCPPHMKTCYPLESRPSQSLTVITDEEMKTGDPKETLRRASMQPSQIESAAARRSTLSTGWAGGIATRLQRKRSSDESHQGPDTPESKKPTSCFPRPQTPRERNEEHKRGSRKGEPQATGKQPDRRQSMAFSILNTPKKLGSSLLRRGANRKTTPKTSPRGSARRSPRIATAKSPKGKGKASRKSPKNMKF
- the NUMA1 gene encoding nuclear mitotic apparatus protein 1 isoform X1, translating into MSLHATRASALLAWVNSLKVDSPLSALSQLQDCCVFLKIIDKVHGSEEGQSVLQQPLPERIEFIQSFLQKHCKHKSTMESPVSIPKLLEGEELELAKVTMLLLYHASMSTKSPRDWNEFEYKIQAELATVLKFVLDNEESLNENLELFLQKKVPLSSSSISSTSSEEQSPVFSRQHKREVRFLELQKIASSSSMNNFLPGSPASPMGDIMQTPQFQLRRLKKQLADERENRDELELELTENRKLITEKETQITMMQQRIDRLTLLNERQAADQLEPKQLEELQEKNESLILRLHEALKQCQDLKTEKGQMDRKISQLSEENGDLSFKLREFASHLMQLQEALNELSEEHNAALMESGEKQARLETELHTALHEKKCLEEKMEILQGKISLLEDQLTRLGENATQEKGEVMGDILKLEDLKQEVASLSAKGIELQATILQLEEEKGLREADLQSERSCFEEEKLQLTGLIANLQSSVSELHLAKEKLEQDSRVQEERLSAQVNTLTTEIAKLNSFLLQRDQELVTLHQQVEEERIQKGQLAEDLQKQEESSRETIQGLSLQVDQLSDTLKDSEEKLVQFTQQMEATSKGKARHLASLREEHAKAMQEKESALRQLQEFQQEQEAELAALTAQLQALEKARDASQASAIEIQREKIELSQRVQELDARVLELTAQCSQGEAQAAAAESLRAQLRELENKLQEGQQKFSDKERLAKENAQLQERLLSMEESVRNTEGILEDEKRRASETLEGNLKRITELESQMQKLAEHRDQAMQEVGEEQAKRQALKLQVQQLGDEYRAKTERLQRQLADMSSAAKGGEGERERLEETIKALSGDHKQACQQLQVEQGKVAELVTQMKCLTTEQEERLALLQTDLSSALAQVKKKESVELKLRDDLSSLQEKTAVSQQEAAQRLARQEMDAQKAAEALKVVTKELSDERLKTTELEATVKRLGEQKHEELTATESDLSRAALVLKERELEAEKLSGEVKLLNARLEETLQKQKQELALRDTEMKHLTGEMEQAKADLAAEKASKAELEVQLQNSINEQRAERSAHQQELARSLELIEEKEGELDELRLKNVSRNEELRDLQKTVVKLKGELASVEALKERAAKMENELQGFLEVARTREAEIDSIKSIVYSKEMSLKSLEEKIRHTEQESSSNQDLYQEKLKESEMLHSEMEKLEQKCREQRDTIASLEKAAAQTKAATSEHQEAQLEALRGEVTQQKQKVLELEKLLEASRSVQAGQDGTIETLKKELLDKGRELAQSKDSIATAEKELASLRSSVQEKGKLEDSWKEQMSQCCQEVERKNSLIGSLEQEVSILHLQVLEKEGESKELKRLIMAESEKSKKLEERLRMLQTEMATAASRAAERCARMKAEVQAYQEETEKQRMSIEALKRELSAQGECQEELRQEVKAWQEKCFQKEQLLSSLQLELTNAQALVGELMPVKRLYQQQQAEQSSLESKHCKELEQRQKAAGALEAELARAKLELAELLSLKERLSEQDRAVQRLQGENASSAERLAVLQRANTQLMEENQVLSEQSSQGRQKFDAELSQVKEKHSQEMEALKVESEKLVAGSQREAEDAVKKLEAMTNKYENAKVRVLEERQKFQEERQKLTAQVEQLEVFRKEQAKQVEELNKKLAQNEKATRSQQEKLKVREGEFQAEADRQQVKISELQEQLAQKEKAAEHYKVQVEKAKTFYDAKKQQNQDLAEKLKGMEQLQKENVELKAESERLAKELQQSILQAKESELSCRNLTSQVRSLEAQVEFADRQLRELGRFQVATDTLKSRETFRQNLADVSTDSLDLSGDEMLPLNSTSRKPSRSQSEISAMPGSVESLTSQRLPRKVESLESLYFTPIPTRTQSKLESSIGSLDDLSIDSGCKTRSARRRTTQIINITMTKKQAEEPDSANASFYSVQSAQAHQNAPAQNPARSRLRSAASTRSVTSCRSQESLAGLGAASPEETLGNPALLSLPGYRPATRSSLRRSQAGRSASLSRSSFYLGTCQDEPDQLDDWNRIAELQQRNRVCPPHMKTCYPLESRPSQSLTVITDEEMKTGDPKETLRRASMQPSQIESAAARRSTLSTGWAGGIATRLQRKRSSDESHQGPDTPESKKPTSCFPRPQTPRERNEEHKRGSRKGEPQATGKQPDRRQSMAFSILNTPKKLGSSLLRRGANRKTTPKTSPRGSARRSPRIATAKSPKGKGKASRKSPKNMKF